A single region of the Paramicrobacterium fandaimingii genome encodes:
- a CDS encoding ABC transporter substrate-binding protein, which produces MATVTMRLGGADYYEHASAVFDGKVPIEGVDVVASPKPLVSDVFQAMIHGQYDVAELGLSYFLRMWDTDEAPFLALPIFPARNFRHSSVFVNADSGIERPEDLAGKTVGEFALWGSDPGVWMKGIFADDYGVTPDQMNWVIGGTDHPIPSFDWLPQPVPEGVSVRHAGDGETLAAMLETGEIDALLSVDVPQAVLNGTGKIRRLFPDYESVEREYYARTGIFPMMHVVAIRKDFHAENPGVARAVHDAFLTAKDQTQRYYLDQASKQHMGVITPWFSELFAQNRRLMPEDWWPYGVEKNRHAVDTFLRYHHEQGLSSTLLTSQDIFVPELLGS; this is translated from the coding sequence GTGGCTACTGTGACTATGCGGCTCGGCGGCGCTGACTACTACGAGCATGCTTCGGCGGTATTCGATGGAAAGGTGCCAATCGAGGGAGTAGACGTCGTTGCGAGCCCGAAGCCCCTGGTCTCGGACGTCTTCCAGGCAATGATCCACGGGCAGTACGACGTCGCCGAATTGGGATTGTCGTATTTCCTACGGATGTGGGACACCGACGAGGCGCCTTTCCTTGCGCTACCGATCTTCCCGGCACGCAATTTCCGCCATTCCTCGGTCTTCGTCAACGCCGACAGCGGGATCGAGCGACCCGAAGACCTGGCCGGCAAGACGGTCGGCGAGTTCGCTCTCTGGGGCAGCGATCCGGGCGTCTGGATGAAAGGCATCTTCGCCGATGACTACGGCGTGACACCCGATCAGATGAACTGGGTGATCGGCGGAACCGACCATCCGATCCCGTCGTTCGACTGGCTGCCCCAGCCGGTTCCTGAGGGCGTAAGCGTTCGCCACGCCGGTGACGGCGAGACCCTCGCGGCCATGCTGGAAACGGGCGAGATCGACGCGCTCCTGTCGGTGGATGTCCCGCAGGCCGTTCTGAATGGCACGGGGAAGATTCGCCGGCTCTTCCCGGACTATGAGTCGGTCGAACGAGAGTATTATGCCCGGACCGGCATCTTCCCAATGATGCACGTCGTTGCAATCCGCAAGGACTTCCACGCCGAGAACCCCGGTGTCGCGCGGGCAGTGCATGATGCGTTCCTGACCGCGAAAGACCAGACCCAGCGGTACTACCTGGACCAGGCGTCCAAGCAGCACATGGGCGTGATCACCCCGTGGTTCAGCGAACTGTTTGCGCAGAACCGGCGGCTGATGCCGGAGGACTGGTGGCCCTACGGAGTCGAGAAGAACCGCCACGCGGTGGACACCTTCCTGCGCTATCACCATGAGCAGGGTCTGTCGAGCACTCTGCTGACCAGCCAGGACATCTTCGTCCCCGAGCTGCTCGGGTCTTGA
- a CDS encoding TetR/AcrR family transcriptional regulator, translated as MPRITSEQRTSNRDQIVAAARRCFARQGFHNTSMPDIAAEAGLSTGAPYRYFTGKQELIVEVATRAFAAVFAPVLRIIEETETITIGDVVTAAVQSHLPTASADSTHDREADEELLRCGVAAWAELLHNADLHEHAVNGFTRVTDDIARALHRTHDTGQFTQVANDEANARVIVALLHGFMIQRVAFGLTNLEACDPNTLAAITRSGTTSDKTL; from the coding sequence ATGCCCCGGATCACCAGTGAGCAGCGGACTTCAAACCGCGACCAGATCGTCGCGGCCGCCCGCCGCTGCTTCGCCCGCCAGGGCTTTCACAACACATCGATGCCAGATATTGCTGCCGAAGCGGGCCTGTCCACCGGAGCCCCGTACCGCTACTTCACCGGCAAGCAGGAGCTGATCGTCGAGGTCGCGACCCGCGCATTCGCAGCCGTCTTCGCCCCGGTTCTGCGGATCATTGAGGAGACCGAGACCATCACGATTGGCGATGTGGTGACCGCAGCCGTCCAATCACACCTGCCAACGGCGTCCGCCGACTCGACGCACGATCGCGAAGCCGACGAAGAATTGCTGCGCTGCGGCGTCGCCGCATGGGCAGAACTGCTCCACAACGCCGACCTGCACGAACACGCGGTGAACGGCTTCACCCGAGTCACAGACGACATCGCCCGGGCCCTGCACCGCACACACGACACCGGGCAGTTCACGCAGGTCGCCAACGACGAGGCGAACGCCCGCGTCATCGTCGCCCTGCTCCACGGGTTCATGATCCAAAGAGTCGCATTCGGCCTGACCAACCTCGAAGCATGTGACCCCAATACCCTCGCGGCGATTACCCGAAGCGGGACCACCAGCGACAAGACGTTATAG
- a CDS encoding SRPBCC family protein: MTNPVTITAPEGQPFIDIEREFEAPPAAVFRAHADRELVAQWMGPHGYTMTIPEWNFTSHGSYAFVHTDTEGNEYRFNGTFHTVRENETVIQTFEFEGAPDAVSIEKLTLTDLGGGRTKLSSRATYPSVEVRDAMIESGMESGLTDGYESLDAILAR, translated from the coding sequence ATGACGAACCCCGTAACGATCACGGCACCTGAAGGTCAGCCCTTCATCGACATCGAGCGTGAATTCGAGGCCCCGCCCGCCGCGGTGTTCCGGGCGCACGCCGACCGCGAGCTGGTTGCTCAGTGGATGGGTCCTCACGGCTACACGATGACGATTCCGGAGTGGAACTTCACGTCGCACGGCAGCTACGCGTTTGTGCACACTGACACCGAGGGCAACGAGTACCGCTTCAACGGCACGTTCCACACCGTGCGCGAGAACGAGACGGTCATTCAGACGTTCGAGTTCGAGGGCGCTCCGGATGCTGTCAGCATCGAGAAGCTGACGCTCACCGATCTTGGTGGTGGTCGTACGAAGCTCAGCTCGCGAGCGACATACCCCAGCGTCGAGGTGCGCGACGCCATGATCGAGAGCGGTATGGAGTCGGGGCTGACAGACGGCTATGAATCGCTCGATGCGATCCTTGCCCGGTAG
- a CDS encoding ArsR/SmtB family transcription factor, giving the protein MTDADDEALDAAFLALAHPTRRQIVARLSTGPATVNELAEPFEMSKQAVSRHIQMLENAGLVTRSRDAQRRPVALDSAQLEKLTAWIDRYRLIHEQQFRRLDELLTHHEKARMQRNDEPRNDHGT; this is encoded by the coding sequence ATGACGGATGCGGATGATGAGGCTCTCGATGCCGCGTTTCTCGCTCTGGCGCACCCGACTCGGCGACAGATCGTCGCCCGATTGAGCACGGGTCCGGCCACGGTGAATGAACTGGCAGAACCATTCGAGATGTCGAAGCAGGCCGTGTCTCGTCACATCCAGATGCTCGAGAACGCCGGACTTGTCACGCGATCGCGTGATGCGCAACGGCGCCCCGTCGCTCTGGATTCCGCACAACTCGAGAAGCTCACGGCGTGGATCGATCGTTACCGACTGATTCACGAACAGCAGTTTCGGCGGCTGGATGAGCTTCTCACCCATCACGAAAAGGCAAGGATGCAGAGAAATGACGAACCCCGTAACGATCACGGCACCTGA